A part of Clostridium novyi genomic DNA contains:
- a CDS encoding RNA-guided endonuclease InsQ/TnpB family protein, with protein MILLKKVRLYPTGIQEQKLWQSVGTARFIYNWTLNKQQENYKNGGKFIKDSDLRKEITLMKKTDEYKWLSEVSNNVAKQAVKDCCNAYKNFFKGLSDKPRFKSRKKSKPSFYNDNVKLKVKTKLVNIEKVGWIKTKEQIPINVKYTNPRISFDGKYWYITVGVEQEQSTIELTNKSIGIDVGIKDLAICSNGMTFKNINKSKEVKRLKKVLKRKQRKVSRKYDMNKKIEGGENRCQYKKTNNIIKLEKEIRLLHRRLRNIRNNHIHQATNKIVKTKPSRVVMETLNIKGMLKNKHLSKAISEQCLYDFKTKMQYKCKLYGIEFIEADKWYPSSKTCSCCGAIKKDLKLSDRVYKCKCGLVIDRDLNASINLSRYKLA; from the coding sequence ATGATACTTTTAAAGAAAGTTAGATTATATCCAACAGGGATACAAGAACAAAAACTATGGCAATCCGTTGGTACTGCAAGGTTTATATATAATTGGACTTTAAATAAGCAACAAGAAAATTATAAAAATGGCGGTAAGTTTATTAAAGATAGTGATTTAAGAAAAGAAATTACTTTAATGAAGAAAACAGATGAATATAAATGGCTAAGTGAGGTATCAAACAATGTAGCAAAACAAGCAGTAAAAGATTGTTGTAATGCTTATAAAAATTTCTTTAAAGGACTTTCAGATAAACCACGTTTTAAAAGTAGGAAAAAATCTAAGCCATCGTTTTACAATGATAATGTTAAACTTAAAGTTAAAACTAAATTAGTTAATATTGAAAAAGTAGGCTGGATTAAAACAAAAGAGCAAATACCTATAAATGTTAAATATACTAATCCAAGAATAAGTTTTGACGGAAAGTATTGGTACATAACAGTTGGAGTAGAACAAGAGCAATCAACAATAGAATTAACTAATAAAAGTATTGGAATAGATGTGGGAATTAAGGATTTAGCCATATGCTCAAATGGAATGACTTTTAAAAATATCAATAAAAGTAAAGAAGTTAAAAGACTTAAAAAAGTATTAAAAAGAAAACAAAGAAAAGTTAGTCGTAAATATGATATGAATAAAAAAATAGAAGGAGGTGAAAACCGTTGCCAATACAAAAAGACTAACAATATTATAAAACTTGAAAAAGAGATTAGATTACTTCATAGAAGATTAAGGAATATAAGAAACAATCATATTCACCAAGCAACGAATAAGATAGTGAAAACCAAACCATCAAGAGTTGTTATGGAAACACTTAATATAAAAGGTATGCTTAAAAATAAACATTTATCAAAGGCTATTTCAGAGCAATGTTTATATGATTTTAAAACTAAAATGCAATATAAATGTAAGTTATATGGAATAGAATTTATTGAAGCAGATAAGTGGTATCCATCAAGTAAAACTTGTAGTTGTTGTGGAGCTATTAAGAAAGATTTAAAACTATCTGATAGAGTTTATAAATGTAAGTGCGGACTTGTTATTGATAGAGATTTAAATGCAAGTATTAATCTTTCAAGATATAAATTAGCATAG
- a CDS encoding 50S ribosomal protein L25, with amino-acid sequence MEVLKAEERVKDSVHSARRERKKGMVPGILYGAGIQNLLFEIGELELNKEILKHGEHGGVNLEINNKQHQAIVKEVQKDPVTKKIIHVDLQEVNNEEIVQTEIPIVFTGEELISKRGDTIQKEKSNIRVKGKYDDIPSCINIDLSRMSAGDVCRINDVEMANEIICLDDMDTILAVIMGRADNKPNTDDLEVISED; translated from the coding sequence ATGGAAGTGTTAAAAGCCGAAGAAAGAGTTAAAGATTCTGTGCATTCTGCTAGACGTGAGAGAAAAAAAGGAATGGTTCCGGGAATACTTTATGGAGCTGGAATACAAAATCTATTATTTGAAATAGGAGAACTTGAATTAAATAAGGAAATTTTAAAGCATGGTGAGCATGGAGGAGTTAATTTAGAGATTAATAATAAACAACACCAAGCCATAGTAAAAGAAGTGCAAAAAGATCCAGTAACAAAAAAAATAATTCATGTAGATTTACAAGAAGTAAATAATGAAGAAATAGTTCAAACAGAAATTCCTATAGTGTTTACAGGTGAAGAACTGATATCTAAAAGAGGAGATACTATTCAAAAAGAAAAATCTAACATAAGAGTAAAAGGAAAATACGATGATATACCTAGCTGCATTAATATAGATCTTTCTAGAATGAGTGCAGGAGATGTTTGTAGAATAAATGACGTAGAAATGGCAAATGAAATAATATGCTTAGATGATATGGATACTATTTTAGCTGTTATTATGGGGAGGGCTGATAATAAGCCCAATACAGATGATCTTGAAGTAATTTCAGAAGATTAA
- a CDS encoding DUF523 domain-containing protein translates to MIIISACLCGINCKYSGENNLNSNALKLLKEGKAILVCPEQLGGLTTPRIPCEIMGGDGEDVLNGEAKVISKEGKDCTKEFLKGAYEALKIAKEVNAKKAIFKSKSPSCGCGKIYDGSFSGNKIDGNGVTAALFLKNGIKIVTEEEL, encoded by the coding sequence ATGATAATTATAAGTGCTTGTCTATGTGGAATTAATTGCAAATATAGTGGTGAAAATAATTTGAATTCTAATGCTTTAAAACTTTTAAAGGAAGGAAAGGCAATACTAGTTTGTCCAGAACAACTAGGAGGACTTACAACCCCTAGAATTCCATGTGAGATAATGGGCGGAGATGGAGAAGATGTATTAAATGGAGAAGCTAAGGTTATAAGCAAGGAAGGAAAAGATTGTACTAAAGAATTTTTAAAGGGGGCTTATGAGGCGTTGAAAATTGCAAAAGAAGTAAATGCTAAAAAAGCAATTTTTAAATCAAAAAGTCCTTCTTGTGGATGTGGAAAAATATATGATGGAAGTTTTAGCGGGAATAAAATAGATGGAAATGGTGTTACAGCGGCGTTGTTTTTGAAAAATGGTATAAAGATAGTTACTGAAGAAGAATTATAA
- a CDS encoding nucleotide sugar dehydrogenase, giving the protein MSTLKEELLLKLENKTAKLGVVGLGYVGLPLAVEKAKAGYEVIGFDVQDEKVKLVNEGHNYIGDILDEDLKDLVKAGKLKATTDFSFVSEVDAVAIAVPTPLDKFKQPDVSYVENSTKSIAKYIHRGMLVVLESTTYPGTTEEIVKPILEESGLKCGEDFFLAFSPERVDPGNKQFKTKNTPKVVGGITEDCTEVAAALYSNVLEGDIHKVSSPAVAEMEKILENTFRHINIGLVNEMAILCKKMGIDIWEVIEAAKTKPYGFMAFYPGPGLGGHCIPLDPFYLTYKAREFDYHTRLIETAGEINDFMPEFVVDNAMKLLNGDKKSLNGSKVLLMGVAYKKDIDDMRESPALKVIEHLEKNGAEVMYNDPYVPNFKHGGKEYASVEWEKAIDKADIVIITTDHTDYDYEEIVKRAKIFYDTRNASSAVKNNREKIHKL; this is encoded by the coding sequence ATGTCAACATTAAAAGAAGAGCTTTTATTAAAACTAGAGAATAAAACTGCGAAATTAGGAGTTGTAGGTCTTGGATATGTAGGACTACCTTTAGCGGTAGAAAAAGCAAAAGCAGGATATGAAGTAATAGGTTTTGATGTGCAAGACGAAAAAGTAAAGTTAGTTAATGAAGGACATAACTATATAGGAGATATATTAGATGAAGATTTAAAGGATTTAGTTAAAGCGGGGAAATTAAAAGCAACTACAGATTTTTCATTTGTATCAGAAGTAGATGCAGTTGCAATAGCTGTTCCAACACCACTTGATAAATTCAAACAACCAGATGTATCATATGTAGAAAATTCTACAAAAAGTATAGCGAAGTATATACATAGAGGAATGCTTGTTGTACTTGAAAGTACAACTTATCCTGGAACAACAGAAGAAATAGTAAAACCTATTTTAGAAGAATCAGGATTAAAATGTGGAGAAGATTTCTTTTTAGCATTCTCACCAGAAAGAGTTGACCCAGGTAATAAACAATTTAAAACAAAAAATACTCCAAAAGTAGTAGGGGGAATAACTGAAGATTGTACAGAAGTTGCCGCTGCATTATATAGTAATGTACTTGAAGGAGATATTCATAAGGTTTCATCACCAGCAGTTGCTGAAATGGAAAAAATACTTGAAAATACTTTTAGACATATAAATATAGGTCTTGTAAATGAAATGGCTATACTATGCAAAAAAATGGGAATAGATATATGGGAAGTAATAGAAGCTGCAAAAACAAAACCTTACGGATTTATGGCATTTTATCCAGGTCCAGGTCTTGGGGGACATTGTATTCCACTAGATCCATTCTATTTAACATATAAAGCAAGAGAATTTGATTACCATACAAGACTTATAGAAACAGCTGGAGAAATCAATGATTTTATGCCAGAATTTGTAGTAGACAATGCTATGAAACTTTTAAATGGTGATAAAAAATCATTAAATGGATCAAAAGTTTTATTAATGGGTGTTGCATACAAGAAAGATATCGATGATATGAGAGAATCCCCAGCATTAAAAGTAATAGAGCACTTAGAGAAAAATGGAGCAGAGGTAATGTACAATGATCCATATGTTCCAAACTTTAAACATGGTGGAAAAGAGTATGCATCAGTAGAATGGGAAAAAGCTATTGATAAAGCTGATATAGTTATAATAACAACAGATCATACTGATTATGACTATGAAGAAATAGTTAAGAGAGCTAAAATATTCTATGATACAAGAAATGCTTCAAGTGCTGTTAAAAATAATAGAGAAAAAATACACAAACTATAA
- a CDS encoding polysaccharide biosynthesis protein: protein MKSNKKFLVYDIVLVTFFLYFALLLRFEFKIPQEYIGFFKLSIIPVIVITIICNGVFHLYDYIWKYASVDELMSIVYSVSLSNIIFIFYSYFISYKLLSSVHYRFPATVHIILWVLSILALGGTRFMYRIVGRNDNRELLNNKVSNVLIIGAGDAGAMLIKEIKKHQSLNYNIIGLIDDDLSKIGQVINGVKILGTRDEIIKICENNNVEEIFIALPSAPLKERKEIYNYCKKTGCKLKTLPGIYEIINGNVNISQLRDVDINDLLGRDPIQLNNENINEYINEKVVLVTGGGGSIGSELCRQIVKFNPKKLVILDIYENNAYDLQMELKYKYPELDMDVVIASIRDFKRLQEVFEKYKPYVVFHAAAHKHVPLMEANPAEAIKNNIFGTYNVVKCSHIYKVKRFVQISTDKAVNPTNIMGATKRFCEKIIQAFAKESETEYVAVRFGNVLGSNGSVIPLFKRQIKEGGPVTVTHPEINRFFMTIPEAAQLVIQAGAMAKGGEIFVLDMGEPVKIVDLARDLIRLSGLKPDEDIKIEYTGLRPGEKLYEELLMDEVALTSTEHEKIFVEKPMGFNISYIDEALKDFKEVIEGDKEEIIKVLSDKVPTYIRKK from the coding sequence TTGAAAAGTAATAAGAAGTTTTTAGTATATGATATTGTGCTAGTAACATTTTTCTTATATTTTGCTTTATTATTAAGATTTGAATTTAAGATACCTCAGGAGTATATAGGGTTTTTTAAATTATCTATAATTCCTGTTATAGTTATTACAATAATTTGTAATGGAGTATTCCATTTATATGATTATATATGGAAATATGCATCAGTTGATGAACTTATGTCAATAGTGTATTCTGTATCCCTTTCAAATATAATATTTATATTTTATAGCTATTTTATAAGTTACAAATTATTGAGTTCTGTACATTATAGATTCCCAGCTACTGTACATATAATTTTATGGGTTTTATCTATATTAGCATTAGGTGGCACTAGATTTATGTATAGAATAGTTGGAAGAAATGATAATAGAGAGTTACTTAATAATAAAGTTTCCAATGTATTAATTATTGGAGCTGGAGATGCTGGTGCAATGTTGATAAAAGAAATTAAAAAGCATCAATCTTTAAATTATAATATAATTGGACTTATAGATGATGATTTATCAAAAATAGGGCAAGTAATAAATGGTGTGAAGATATTAGGAACAAGAGATGAAATAATAAAAATATGTGAAAATAATAATGTTGAAGAGATATTTATAGCTCTTCCATCAGCTCCATTAAAGGAAAGAAAAGAAATTTATAATTATTGCAAAAAAACAGGTTGTAAATTAAAAACATTGCCTGGAATATATGAGATAATTAATGGAAATGTAAATATAAGTCAACTAAGGGACGTTGATATTAATGATTTATTAGGCAGAGATCCTATACAGCTTAATAATGAAAATATAAATGAATACATAAATGAAAAGGTTGTATTAGTTACAGGGGGAGGAGGCTCTATAGGCTCAGAACTTTGTAGACAAATAGTGAAGTTTAATCCTAAAAAATTAGTAATATTAGATATATATGAAAATAATGCATATGATCTTCAGATGGAATTAAAATATAAATACCCTGAACTTGATATGGATGTTGTAATTGCATCAATAAGAGATTTTAAAAGATTACAAGAGGTTTTTGAAAAGTATAAACCTTATGTAGTGTTCCATGCTGCTGCCCATAAACATGTTCCTTTAATGGAAGCAAATCCAGCAGAAGCAATAAAGAACAATATATTTGGAACTTACAATGTAGTGAAGTGTAGTCATATTTATAAAGTTAAGAGATTTGTTCAGATAAGTACAGATAAAGCAGTAAATCCTACTAATATTATGGGAGCTACAAAAAGATTTTGTGAGAAAATTATTCAAGCTTTTGCCAAAGAAAGTGAAACTGAATATGTTGCAGTTAGATTTGGAAATGTTCTTGGAAGTAATGGTTCTGTTATACCTTTATTTAAAAGACAAATAAAAGAAGGTGGGCCGGTAACGGTTACTCATCCTGAAATTAATAGATTTTTTATGACTATACCAGAAGCTGCCCAACTTGTAATTCAAGCAGGAGCTATGGCAAAAGGTGGAGAAATATTTGTTCTTGATATGGGTGAACCAGTTAAAATAGTAGATTTGGCTAGAGACTTAATTAGATTATCAGGTTTAAAACCAGATGAAGATATAAAAATTGAGTATACAGGATTAAGACCTGGGGAAAAATTATATGAAGAACTTTTAATGGATGAGGTTGCATTAACATCTACAGAACATGAAAAGATATTTGTTGAAAAACCTATGGGATTTAATATAAGTTACATAGATGAAGCGCTAAAAGACTTTAAAGAAGTTATTGAAGGCGATAAAGAAGAAATAATTAAAGTACTTTCAGACAAAGTTCCAACTTACATAAGAAAAAAATAA
- a CDS encoding tetratricopeptide repeat protein — translation MNVKARFKDKLSNLLFLQMNKERVEKVFNTKLKTNEEIYMPVATEDIVHKVKNNEDVDNIPVAFFIEGMVYVLGADEKFKYNDIYEKIILNAPKASEFIKGRIASYVKEKKYEEAYIILKGLSKVEGTEEIYNKLIMLADKLRSLNKEYVEEELEIIDKAKLIEGYALPYLYEALIKKDKEDFYGALFGINNYIAKGGEETPEISELKNSLKIVNDYDEGKKLVYDEPQKALDLLLPLLSELGDNAEIYYHIAVAYRILENSPKAIHYLEKSMEIDNSYPEVFNELGINYACLQDFESAIVYLRKVFEVTRSVEVCTNLIMCYMNIGDYKQAKTHLEIAKKIDSDDEIVKQLNNILKDA, via the coding sequence ATGAACGTAAAAGCTCGTTTTAAGGATAAACTTTCAAATTTATTATTTTTACAAATGAATAAAGAAAGAGTAGAAAAAGTTTTTAATACAAAACTAAAGACTAATGAAGAAATTTATATGCCAGTTGCAACAGAAGACATAGTACATAAAGTTAAAAACAATGAAGATGTGGATAATATTCCAGTAGCATTTTTTATTGAAGGAATGGTCTATGTACTAGGAGCTGATGAAAAGTTTAAATATAATGATATTTATGAAAAAATAATTTTAAATGCACCTAAAGCTAGTGAATTTATAAAAGGAAGAATAGCAAGTTATGTTAAAGAGAAAAAGTATGAAGAAGCATATATTATTTTAAAAGGACTTTCTAAAGTAGAAGGAACAGAAGAAATATATAATAAGCTTATAATGCTTGCTGATAAGCTAAGAAGTTTAAATAAAGAGTATGTGGAAGAAGAATTAGAAATTATAGATAAAGCAAAATTAATAGAAGGATATGCACTGCCTTATTTATATGAAGCTTTAATAAAAAAAGATAAAGAAGATTTTTATGGTGCTTTATTTGGAATAAATAATTATATTGCAAAGGGTGGGGAGGAAACCCCTGAGATATCAGAACTAAAAAATTCTCTTAAAATTGTTAATGATTATGATGAGGGTAAAAAACTTGTATACGATGAACCACAAAAAGCACTAGATTTATTGTTGCCATTATTAAGTGAATTAGGAGATAATGCTGAAATATATTATCATATAGCTGTTGCATACAGAATACTTGAAAATAGTCCTAAAGCAATACATTATTTAGAAAAATCTATGGAAATAGATAATTCTTATCCTGAAGTATTTAATGAGCTTGGAATTAATTATGCATGTCTTCAAGATTTTGAATCTGCAATAGTGTATTTAAGAAAGGTGTTTGAAGTTACAAGATCTGTAGAAGTGTGTACTAATCTAATAATGTGTTATATGAATATAGGAGATTATAAACAAGCTAAAACACATCTTGAAATAGCAAAAAAAATAGATAGTGATGATGAAATAGTTAAACAGTTAAATAATATATTAAAAGATGCGTAA
- the galU gene encoding UTP--glucose-1-phosphate uridylyltransferase GalU: protein MKVKKAIIPAAGLGTRFLPATKAQPKEMLPIVDKPTIQYIIEEAVASGIEEILIITGRNKRAIEDHFDKSVELEDILEAKGKEELLNMVSDISNMVDIYYIRQKEPKGLGHAINCAKTFVGNEPFAVMLGDDVVDSEVPCLKQLINCFNEYKTTIVGVQEVDKNSVDKYGIVEGFHIEDNVYKVKDLVEKPQINEAPSNVAILGRYIITPPIFDILSKTEPGKSGEIQLTDALRTLIKQEAMYAYKFEGRRYDVGDKLGFLEATVEFALKRKELRHEFMKYLTTIKYNPKFAELYKEINKK from the coding sequence ATGAAGGTAAAAAAGGCCATAATACCTGCAGCTGGACTTGGAACTAGATTCTTACCAGCAACTAAAGCACAACCCAAGGAGATGCTTCCTATAGTAGATAAGCCAACTATACAGTATATTATAGAAGAAGCAGTAGCATCAGGAATTGAAGAGATATTGATAATAACTGGAAGAAACAAAAGAGCTATTGAAGATCATTTTGACAAATCTGTGGAACTGGAAGATATTTTAGAAGCTAAGGGAAAAGAAGAACTTTTAAATATGGTAAGTGATATATCAAATATGGTGGATATATACTACATACGTCAAAAAGAACCTAAAGGTCTTGGTCATGCAATAAATTGTGCTAAGACATTTGTAGGTAATGAACCTTTTGCAGTTATGTTAGGGGATGATGTAGTAGATAGTGAAGTTCCTTGTTTAAAACAATTAATTAACTGTTTTAATGAATATAAAACAACTATAGTAGGGGTTCAAGAAGTAGATAAAAACAGTGTAGATAAATATGGAATAGTTGAAGGATTTCACATAGAGGATAATGTATATAAGGTAAAAGATTTAGTTGAAAAACCACAGATAAATGAAGCACCATCTAATGTAGCAATTTTAGGAAGATACATAATAACTCCACCTATATTTGATATATTAAGTAAAACAGAACCAGGTAAATCTGGAGAAATACAACTTACAGATGCACTTAGAACTTTAATAAAACAAGAAGCTATGTATGCATATAAATTTGAAGGAAGAAGATATGATGTTGGAGATAAGCTGGGATTTTTAGAAGCTACAGTAGAATTTGCTTTAAAAAGAAAAGAATTACGACATGAATTTATGAAATATTTAACAACCATCAAGTATAACCCTAAATTTGCAGAATTATATAAAGAAATAAATAAAAAATAG
- a CDS encoding phospho-sugar mutase has product MNYLEKYNEWLESRFIDEETKNELKNIQDEKELEDRFYKNLNFGTGGLRGVIGAGSNRMNVYTVTKATQGLSEYLLNKYKNEDISVSIAYDSRIKSQQFATAVALTLCGNGIKVNLFESLRPTPMLSYTVKHLKCKAGIVITASHNPKQYNGYKVYGEDGGQVTDKKAQEIINYVEKIQDFSKVKSISLSDAKAKGLLNIVGEEIDNDYVESVKELTIREELVSKEANKLKIIYTPIHGSGNVPVRRVLRELGYKKVFVVKEQELPDGTFPTAEYPNPEVPAVFDIALSMAKDIKPDIIFGTDPDCDRIGSIVKDNNGRYKVLTGNMMGVLLTEYILSSLREKNKMPINPVVIKTIVTTEMIRPIAKKFNVEVIDVLTGFKYIGEKIKEFENDENKDYVFGFEESYGYLAGTFVRDKDAVIAAMLICEMALYYKTKGMSLYDALMNLYNEYGFYRERLVSINLEGIEGQKKINNTLDKLRKIDKLKINEVNVIKKYDYEKSVKKDILTGKEENIDLPKSNVLKFVLEDNSYFVVRPSGTEPKMKIYMAIIGKSLEDAEKKMDKFKENVMNLVDETIKNR; this is encoded by the coding sequence ATGAATTATTTAGAAAAATATAATGAGTGGCTTGAGTCTAGATTTATTGATGAAGAAACTAAAAATGAATTGAAGAATATACAAGACGAAAAAGAGTTAGAGGATAGATTTTATAAAAACTTAAATTTTGGTACAGGTGGACTTAGAGGGGTTATTGGAGCAGGATCAAATAGAATGAATGTTTATACTGTTACAAAAGCTACACAGGGACTTTCTGAGTATTTATTAAATAAATATAAAAATGAAGATATTTCTGTAAGCATTGCATATGATTCGAGAATAAAATCACAACAATTTGCAACTGCGGTAGCTTTAACTTTGTGTGGTAATGGAATTAAAGTTAATCTATTTGAGTCTTTAAGACCTACACCTATGCTATCGTATACTGTAAAACACTTAAAGTGTAAAGCGGGAATAGTTATAACAGCATCACATAATCCTAAACAGTATAATGGATATAAAGTATATGGAGAAGATGGTGGACAAGTAACGGATAAAAAAGCTCAGGAGATTATAAATTATGTTGAAAAGATACAGGATTTTTCAAAAGTAAAATCTATATCATTAAGTGATGCAAAAGCTAAAGGATTACTAAATATAGTAGGAGAAGAAATTGATAATGATTATGTTGAAAGTGTAAAGGAGCTAACTATTAGAGAAGAACTTGTATCAAAAGAAGCAAATAAATTAAAAATTATATATACTCCAATCCATGGAAGTGGTAATGTTCCTGTAAGAAGAGTTTTAAGAGAACTTGGATATAAAAAAGTTTTTGTTGTAAAAGAGCAAGAACTTCCAGATGGAACATTTCCAACAGCGGAATATCCTAATCCAGAAGTTCCAGCGGTTTTTGATATAGCTTTAAGTATGGCAAAGGATATAAAACCAGATATAATATTTGGAACTGATCCTGATTGTGACAGGATAGGATCAATTGTAAAGGATAACAATGGAAGGTATAAAGTATTAACAGGTAATATGATGGGAGTTTTACTTACAGAGTATATATTATCTTCATTAAGAGAAAAGAATAAAATGCCTATTAATCCTGTAGTAATTAAAACTATAGTTACAACAGAAATGATAAGGCCTATTGCTAAAAAATTTAACGTAGAAGTTATAGATGTTTTAACGGGATTTAAATATATAGGAGAAAAAATAAAAGAATTTGAAAATGACGAAAATAAAGATTATGTATTTGGCTTTGAAGAAAGTTATGGATATTTAGCGGGTACTTTTGTAAGGGATAAAGATGCTGTTATTGCAGCTATGCTAATATGTGAAATGGCGTTATATTATAAAACAAAAGGAATGAGTCTTTATGATGCTCTTATGAATTTATATAATGAATATGGATTTTATAGAGAAAGATTAGTATCTATAAATTTGGAAGGAATAGAGGGTCAAAAAAAGATAAACAATACTTTAGATAAATTAAGAAAAATAGATAAACTAAAAATAAATGAAGTTAATGTTATAAAGAAATATGATTATGAAAAAAGTGTAAAAAAGGATATTTTAACAGGTAAAGAAGAAAATATAGATCTTCCTAAATCTAATGTACTTAAATTTGTATTAGAAGATAATTCGTATTTTGTAGTTAGACCATCAGGAACAGAGCCTAAGATGAAGATATATATGGCTATTATAGGAAAAAGTTTAGAAGATGCTGAGAAAAAAATGGACAAATTCAAAGAAAATGTTATGAATTTAGTTGATGAAACTATAAAAAATAGGTAA